CGATTCGAGGTAGACCAGCAGGGCGGCGAGTTCGCGATTCACCGATTCGCTTTGGTTCGGAAAGAGTGGGAGCAGCTTGTCGGCGATGCTCTTGGCGGTAGCAGCGTCGGGCTTGCCGAGGCGAATGAACGCCAGGCCGTAGGCTCGCGAAAGTGCCAGCAGCTGATCTTCGGTCATGCGCGAGGTGGGCAAGCTGCCGAGCTTTTCGACGAGTTGGGGGAGCATCGATTTGTCGCCACTGCGGGCCACGGCAATCATGGCATTAATGGCGGCTGTGACGCGCGTTTCAGCAAACGCTTTCTCTTTCCACGCAGCAATCGGCTGATGTTCGATGGCAACGCGCGCCGCATAGCGAATCGCGCGATCTCCCGAGTTCATGTGTGGCCAGCAAAAGTCGACTGCTTGGGGATCTTCCTTCGTTTGAAAGGCTTCGATTTCGCTGCGAAGCTTACGTGCGGCAGCCGCTGCTGCGTCGGCAGCTGGTGCGGCAGGGGCGGTCGATTCGCTGCCGACATACTTCACGCGATAGAGCCCCGACTGTGTGCCACGACCACCGATGGTGAAATACATCTGACCATCGGTGTGGATCACCACGTCGGTGAGTGGCATCGGACGACCTTCGACAAAGACTTCAAACGTGGCGGTGTAGGTGGCTCCCACAGGTGCCAGATGCACGGCGTAGAGCTTGCCGTAGGTCCAGTCGTTGATGAACAAAGCACGCTGATATTTCTCGGGAAACTTAGCGCCAGTGCCAAACGCCACACCGGTTGGCGACCCCATACCGATGTTCACCACAGCGCCGAGGCTGTCGGGAGAATATTCGGGCCACTTGCCTGTTCCGTTGCGCCAGCCGTACTCGCCGCCGCTCACCAAATGATTTACGCGCGTTGGGCGATACCAGGGAGTTCCGGTATCCCATTCCATGTCGCTGTCGTAGGTGAAAACCTGGCCTTCAGGGTTGAAGTCGAAGTCGTAAGCGTTGCGGAGACCGGCCGAGAGAAGTTCCCAGTTTTGCCCCTTCAGGTCGCAGCGAGCGATCCAGCCGCCGGGAGCCATGATGTGCGGATCGTGTCCGCCACCATCGGGATTGCGTGGGAGGAGCAGATCTTCGGCCCAGTTGCGCATGGGGGACGAAGGATCGTACCCTTCAGGAACTGCGGTGAAGTTGCCGGCGATGACATAGAGCTTGCCATCGGGTCCGAGCCGGACGGCGTGAGGACCATGCTCGCCACCGCCGTTGAGTTTCTTCAGCAGCGTGACTTTGTCGAGCTGACCATCGGCGTTGGTGTCGGTCACTTCGTAGAGACCACTTCCTTGAGCAGCGCTGCCGTTCACAACGACATAGAGCCGATCGTTGGCCCACAACAGACCTTGAGCCTGACCAATCGGCACGTCGATTTTTTCGACTTTGGTGGTTTCGGCTGTCTTGCCAGGAGTGACGCTATAGAGCGAGCCACCTTGGTCGCAAACCACCAGCGTGCCGTCGGGCTTGCTCGCCATGCTGACCCACGAACCCTGTTCCCCTTTGGGAACCGAGTAGACGAGTTCGACTTCGAAACCGGGAAGTGGCTTCATCGCCTCGACGGGTGTGCTTCCGCCAGCGGTCGAGCCAGTCAGGTCTCCCCAAGGGCCGACACCCATCGGGCCGAAGCTGTGAGGCGCCTTCCAGGCCGAGTCGTCGAACGTCGGCATTTGCCACCCTGCCGGTGCTTCCGTACTGCATTTCCACGACTTGTTGCTGACCAGGCGCTGTTTGGTGCCGTCAGCATTTTCGATCAGAATTTCGCCATGCAGGGCTGCGATGCCACTTTCGTTTTGGCCAATCACCGCCACCACATTCTTCCCCTTGCGGAGCTGTTTGGCGATGTCGACCTTCAGCCGCGATTCCCAGCCATCATGTTTTTTGAGCTCTTGGCCATTCACCAGCAGGGTGAAGCTGTTATCGCAGCTGCCGATGTACGACGCACTTTTGGGAGCATCGGCGAGTTCAAAAGTGGTGCGGAAGTAGGCCTTTTCGCCATCTTTCGCGCCAGCGGAGGTCCAGAGCCAGAGTGGCTTCTCTTGAGCCGACACCGGGGAAGCGAGCACGAGGGTCGCCAGCGCGGCGAGCGATAGCAGGCAAGCACGAAGCATTACACAGAGTTCCTTGAGCGGGGCAGGGGGCATGGCAAACTCAATTGCCAAAGTCGGCGAGCAGACACAGGTGGGAAGCTCGCCAAGGGGGCATGAAGCCGCCAGTATAAGCTGGATAGTGGCGGTTGATCTACTACTGCTGGCAGCTGTTTTTGGCGACAGCAAGGAGTTGGAGCGTGGGTTCACGTCAGGAGGAAGGCGGGAGTTTGCCGGGCTGCTATGGCATGCTGGGTAGCCGCCTCGCTACACTTCTTCCGTTATGACGGCAGTGCTGCCCACCGATACCGAGGCGGCCGAGAAGCTGCGCAGGCTTCCTGGCCGGATTGCTCAGCTCGCTGGATTTGCGGAGGTTGTGGCCGCGATGTCGCGCCACGAGCCCGCCACGATCGACGGCGTGTGGGGATCGTCGTGCGCGCTTTTGGCAGCGGCCTTGGCATCAGCCGACAATTCTCCCGTTATCGCAGTACTCCCCACGCAGCGCGAGGCCGACGATCTAGCGATCGATATTGCTCTGTTTCGCTCGCAAGGGATACTGCCGCTGCCGAGCTTCGAATCGGCGATTGTGGCAGAACTGGGGCGCGACGACGCTTTCGGGCCACGCCTGCGAACGCTGAAAGAGTTGCTCGTCGCTCGCGAGAATCCACGCGCCGCCGCCACGCTGCAGCAACTGGTGGTGACGAGCATTCACTCGCTGCTGCAGCCGATGCCCCAGCGCGAGGTCCTCGCGGCAAGTTCGCGGCGGGTCCGAAAACAAGAATCGCTCGAGATCGATCCGTTCCTGCGGTGGCTGGTCGAACATGGCTACGAAGCGACCACCAGCGTGCAGTTGCCGGGGGAATTTTGTCATCGGGGCGGCATCATCGATTTGTTCGCTCACGACTGGCAGCGTCCAGCGCGCATTGAACTGTTCGACGACGAAGTCGAGTCGATTCGCCAGTTCGATGTGGCGACGCAGCGTAGCTTGGGAGCTCTCGATTGGGTCGAAATCACCGCGATACCGGCTGCTAATCTCGCGGGTGGGGTGATTGCCGACTATCTCCCGCCAAACAGCCGAATTTTGCTTTTTTCTCCCGATCGCCTGAGCGATGAAGGCCGCGCGCTCCACGCTCGCAGCACGGCGGAAGCGCAGCTGATGAGTGTGGCCGAGGTGCTCAGCAGCTTGAGTTCGTTTGGCATCGCCACAGCCGATGGCATTGCGGCTGGTTCGCTTGGCGTGCCATGGCACATGCCGGTAGAGAGCGTCGAGCAATTCAGTGGCGATTTGACGAAGGTGCGCGATCAACTCGGCGATTTGGCCGGTGATCACGAGGTGATGATCATCACCCCGACCGAAGCTGAGGTGCAGCGTCTGCGGGAGATTTTCGCGACTACCAGTCTCGCAGCGACCGGTCGGCTGAGCTACGTCATTGGCACGCTGCGCGAAGGGTTTCGCGTTCCGGACGAGAAGCTCATCATCATCACCGGCGGAGAGCTATTTCATCGGGGCGAGCTACGCCGTTTGCCACGTCGTCGGCTCGGAAAAGCGATCG
This window of the Pirellula staleyi DSM 6068 genome carries:
- a CDS encoding c-type cytochrome, with amino-acid sequence MLRACLLSLAALATLVLASPVSAQEKPLWLWTSAGAKDGEKAYFRTTFELADAPKSASYIGSCDNSFTLLVNGQELKKHDGWESRLKVDIAKQLRKGKNVVAVIGQNESGIAALHGEILIENADGTKQRLVSNKSWKCSTEAPAGWQMPTFDDSAWKAPHSFGPMGVGPWGDLTGSTAGGSTPVEAMKPLPGFEVELVYSVPKGEQGSWVSMASKPDGTLVVCDQGGSLYSVTPGKTAETTKVEKIDVPIGQAQGLLWANDRLYVVVNGSAAQGSGLYEVTDTNADGQLDKVTLLKKLNGGGEHGPHAVRLGPDGKLYVIAGNFTAVPEGYDPSSPMRNWAEDLLLPRNPDGGGHDPHIMAPGGWIARCDLKGQNWELLSAGLRNAYDFDFNPEGQVFTYDSDMEWDTGTPWYRPTRVNHLVSGGEYGWRNGTGKWPEYSPDSLGAVVNIGMGSPTGVAFGTGAKFPEKYQRALFINDWTYGKLYAVHLAPVGATYTATFEVFVEGRPMPLTDVVIHTDGQMYFTIGGRGTQSGLYRVKYVGSESTAPAAPAADAAAAAARKLRSEIEAFQTKEDPQAVDFCWPHMNSGDRAIRYAARVAIEHQPIAAWKEKAFAETRVTAAINAMIAVARSGDKSMLPQLVEKLGSLPTSRMTEDQLLALSRAYGLAFIRLGKPDAATAKSIADKLLPLFPNQSESVNRELAALLVYLESPAVIEPALKLLSAAQTQEEQLYYVLVLRNISPLLTMEQRKVFFSWISMGQQKGRGGNSFRKFLDRIRTDAAEKLTEADRLALKEVIEGKAFVETVKLETTRQFVHNWQAEDFAASLGDVEKGRSFEKGRAAYEAAQCYKCHRFDGQGGDTGPDITGVGNRFNTQYLVESLVVPSKAISDQYVGSMILTVDGDVITGRVIEENDKVIKVRTDPFALQLVTIAKEDIEQRQQSKISEMPQGLINTLTKEEVLDLIAYLRSGGKKDDKAFQP